One part of the Nocardioides conyzicola genome encodes these proteins:
- a CDS encoding YkvA family protein: protein MSFPWWQVLLAIASGLLVMWLVLVVALAVVARRAQDRLGWQDALRLVPDVVRLVRRLAADDALPRGVRWRLWLLLGYLLLPVDVVPDFLPVIGYADDAIVIVLVLRSVARVAGPAALDRHWPGSPEGLTALHRLVGARAG, encoded by the coding sequence GTGTCGTTTCCCTGGTGGCAGGTGCTGCTCGCGATCGCGAGCGGGTTGCTGGTGATGTGGTTGGTCCTGGTCGTCGCGCTGGCGGTGGTCGCGCGTCGTGCTCAGGACCGGCTCGGCTGGCAGGACGCGTTGCGCCTCGTCCCCGACGTGGTGCGCCTGGTGCGCCGGCTGGCCGCGGACGACGCGTTGCCTCGGGGCGTGCGCTGGCGGCTGTGGCTCCTGCTCGGCTACCTGCTGCTGCCGGTCGACGTGGTCCCGGACTTCCTGCCGGTCATCGGGTACGCGGATGACGCGATCGTGATCGTCCTGGTGCTGCGTTCCGTGGCCCGGGTGGCCGGTCCCGCTGCCCTGGACCGGCACTGGCCAGGCAGCCCCGAGGGGCTGACCGCGCTGCACCGCCTGGTAGGCGCTCGCGCCGGGTGA
- a CDS encoding helix-turn-helix domain-containing protein: protein MTTVPLAELPGRPCPIAASLELVGERWALLVVREIVLGSTRFGDIVRGTGAPRDRIAARLKTLEAAGVIGRTAYQQRPERFDYHLTESGRDLVSVLDALLAWGDKHAVAPDDPRRLERYRRLTP from the coding sequence ATGACGACTGTTCCGCTAGCCGAGCTCCCCGGGAGGCCCTGCCCGATCGCGGCGTCGCTCGAGCTGGTCGGCGAGCGCTGGGCCCTGCTGGTGGTGCGCGAGATCGTGCTGGGCAGCACCCGCTTCGGCGACATCGTGCGCGGCACCGGCGCACCCCGCGACCGGATCGCCGCCCGGCTGAAGACCCTGGAGGCCGCCGGCGTCATCGGACGTACGGCGTACCAGCAGCGGCCCGAGCGCTTCGACTACCACCTGACCGAGTCCGGGCGAGACCTGGTGTCGGTGCTCGATGCTCTGCTGGCCTGGGGCGACAAGCACGCGGTCGCCCCCGACGATCCCCGACGGCTCGAGCGATACCGGAGGCTCACCCCATGA
- a CDS encoding nitroreductase family deazaflavin-dependent oxidoreductase, protein MSDFNDRVIAEFRAHHGKVGGNFEGAPLLLLHSVGAKSGQTRVSPMMYLPDGDRFLVFASKAGAPDNPDWYHNLKANPDATIEVGDDTLDVRAEELPRAERDEKYAQQAALYPGFADYEKKTDRVIPVLALTRR, encoded by the coding sequence ATGTCGGACTTCAATGACCGGGTGATCGCCGAGTTCCGCGCCCACCACGGGAAGGTCGGTGGCAACTTCGAGGGCGCCCCGCTGCTCCTCCTCCACTCCGTCGGTGCCAAGAGCGGCCAGACCCGCGTCAGCCCGATGATGTACCTCCCCGACGGCGACCGGTTCCTGGTCTTCGCCTCGAAGGCGGGCGCGCCCGACAACCCGGACTGGTACCACAACCTCAAGGCCAACCCCGACGCCACCATCGAGGTCGGCGACGACACCCTCGACGTACGCGCGGAGGAGCTTCCGCGCGCCGAGCGCGACGAGAAGTACGCCCAGCAGGCCGCTCTCTACCCCGGCTTCGCCGACTACGAGAAGAAGACCGACCGGGTGATCCCGGTCCTCGCGCTCACGCGTCGCTGA
- a CDS encoding MFS transporter encodes MSLNVKHSAASRVATRSLLPIALGTALVLVTYVTPMATIPRTAADLGAGPVARAWILSSMSVGLAAALLAAGVLGDAYGRRRVYAAGLGAMGVGALVCAAAQEPVLFVAARVLEGVGGAAVLACGLAVLAHDFAPGPARVHVTSIWGASVGLGITAGAILSAALDFGTGWRETYAVVGVVALLLLVPTLARIGESSAARARGIDVPGLVLLVAAMTLLVSALTQGRNGVDAPTVVLAALAVVAAVGFGLTERRVPQPLVDPELLRGPRFRAATLGSLTLGLGIIGMSSFVPTVAQLGLGASLWTASLLVVAWSGTSVVTSYLIRHLRHPLEGPRPIAALLVVVAAGQLTGYGLDASSSVWRLAVPMFVAGLATGVLNALLGREAVASVPPDRAAMGSGANNTARYLGAACGITLFVVVATHAGADLLEGWNVAVLVAAALSLLGAATIALSGRTRA; translated from the coding sequence GTGAGTTTGAATGTCAAACACTCTGCTGCCTCGAGGGTCGCGACCCGGTCCCTGCTGCCGATCGCGCTGGGGACCGCCCTCGTGCTGGTCACCTACGTGACGCCGATGGCGACGATCCCGCGCACCGCCGCCGACCTGGGCGCCGGCCCGGTCGCGCGCGCCTGGATCCTCAGCTCGATGTCGGTCGGCCTTGCGGCCGCGCTGCTCGCGGCGGGCGTGCTCGGCGACGCCTACGGCCGGCGGCGGGTGTACGCCGCGGGCCTCGGCGCGATGGGGGTCGGCGCGCTGGTCTGTGCCGCCGCGCAGGAGCCGGTGCTGTTCGTCGCGGCCCGGGTGCTCGAGGGCGTCGGGGGAGCGGCGGTGCTCGCCTGCGGGCTGGCCGTGCTCGCCCACGACTTCGCACCCGGCCCGGCGCGCGTCCACGTCACCTCCATCTGGGGCGCCAGCGTCGGTCTCGGCATCACGGCCGGCGCGATCCTCTCGGCCGCGCTCGACTTCGGGACCGGCTGGCGGGAGACGTACGCCGTGGTCGGCGTGGTCGCGCTGCTCCTCCTGGTGCCCACGCTGGCGCGGATCGGGGAGTCGTCGGCCGCCCGGGCGCGCGGCATCGACGTGCCCGGCCTGGTGCTGCTGGTCGCCGCCATGACGCTGCTGGTCTCCGCGCTCACGCAGGGCCGCAACGGGGTCGACGCCCCGACGGTCGTGCTCGCCGCGCTCGCCGTGGTCGCGGCCGTCGGCTTCGGGCTCACCGAGCGCCGGGTGCCGCAGCCGCTGGTCGACCCGGAGCTGTTGCGTGGACCGCGCTTCCGCGCCGCGACCCTCGGTTCCCTCACGCTCGGTCTCGGCATCATCGGCATGTCGTCGTTCGTGCCGACCGTCGCCCAGCTCGGCCTCGGCGCGAGCCTCTGGACCGCCAGCCTGCTGGTCGTCGCCTGGTCGGGCACCAGCGTGGTCACGTCGTACCTCATCCGGCACCTGCGCCACCCGCTCGAGGGCCCGCGGCCGATCGCCGCGCTGCTCGTCGTGGTGGCGGCCGGGCAGCTGACGGGCTACGGGCTCGACGCATCCTCGAGCGTCTGGCGCCTGGCCGTGCCGATGTTCGTCGCCGGCCTCGCGACCGGTGTGCTCAACGCCCTGCTGGGCCGGGAGGCCGTGGCCAGCGTGCCGCCGGACCGGGCGGCGATGGGCAGCGGCGCCAACAACACGGCGCGCTACCTCGGTGCGGCCTGCGGGATCACGCTCTTCGTCGTCGTGGCGACGCACGCGGGCGCCGACCTGCTCGAGGGCTGGAACGTCGCCGTCCTCGTCGCGGCGGCGCTGAGCCTCCTCGGCGCGGCGACCATCGCGCTGTCGGGGCGCACCCGGGCATGA
- a CDS encoding MaoC/PaaZ C-terminal domain-containing protein codes for MLPTMVKAALPVVPGLNLLPGVRKTGGALPDISRVRHDVPVDTDHLTAYAALCGFPHKDTLPLPYPHLLAFGLHMEIMTAGAFPFPAIGTVHLENSITQHRPIDVSEKLQVTARPDHLRPHAKGQVFDLLTTVHSAGELVWEETSTFLRRGEGDEAAPTGATYPEAPPSGTVWKLPGDLGRRYAGVSGDHNPIHLYGLTAKAFGFPRQIAHGMWSLGRCVGALENRLPDQVRVDVAFKKPILLPGSVAFGSRPTDDGYAFSLSNPTSGAPHLAGRTTRG; via the coding sequence GTGCTGCCGACCATGGTCAAAGCGGCGCTGCCCGTCGTACCCGGCCTCAACCTGCTGCCCGGCGTGCGCAAGACCGGCGGCGCCCTGCCCGACATCTCACGCGTGCGGCACGACGTCCCGGTCGACACCGACCACCTGACGGCGTACGCCGCGCTCTGCGGCTTCCCGCACAAGGACACCCTGCCGCTGCCCTACCCGCACCTGCTGGCCTTCGGGCTGCACATGGAGATCATGACGGCCGGGGCGTTCCCGTTCCCGGCCATCGGCACCGTGCACCTCGAGAACTCCATCACCCAGCACCGGCCCATCGACGTGAGCGAGAAGCTCCAGGTCACCGCGCGCCCCGACCACCTGCGCCCGCACGCCAAGGGCCAGGTCTTCGACCTGCTGACGACGGTGCACTCGGCGGGTGAGCTGGTGTGGGAGGAGACCTCGACCTTCCTGCGTCGGGGCGAGGGCGACGAGGCCGCACCCACAGGCGCGACGTACCCCGAGGCACCGCCGAGCGGCACGGTCTGGAAGCTGCCCGGCGACCTCGGCCGCAGGTACGCCGGCGTCTCGGGCGACCACAACCCGATCCACCTCTACGGCCTGACGGCGAAGGCCTTCGGCTTCCCGCGGCAGATCGCGCACGGCATGTGGTCGCTGGGCCGCTGCGTCGGCGCGCTCGAGAACCGATTGCCCGACCAGGTCCGGGTCGACGTCGCGTTCAAGAAGCCGATCCTGCTGCCGGGCTCGGTCGCGTTCGGGTCGCGTCCCACGGATGACGGCTACGCGTTCTCGCTGAGCAACCCGACGTCAGGCGCCCCGCACCTGGCGGGTCGGACGACCAGAGGCTGA
- a CDS encoding PaaI family thioesterase, with protein sequence MSERTRTITWEDPGPGTLQGLSMPGIDYMQAVMKGELPAPPIAATMQFDLVEAEVGRAVFTCTPDGSVYNPIGAVHGGLVCTLLDSAAGCALHTTLPQGKGYTSVEIKVSYLKAVRAGSGLLTATGTVVKSGSRVGFTEATVTDGSGALVATASSTLLIFDLPG encoded by the coding sequence ATGAGCGAGCGCACCCGCACCATCACCTGGGAGGACCCGGGCCCGGGCACCCTGCAGGGGCTGTCGATGCCCGGCATCGACTACATGCAGGCGGTAATGAAGGGCGAGCTGCCGGCCCCGCCGATCGCGGCGACCATGCAGTTCGACCTGGTCGAGGCCGAGGTCGGCCGCGCCGTCTTCACCTGCACGCCGGACGGGTCGGTCTACAACCCGATCGGCGCCGTGCACGGCGGGCTGGTCTGCACGCTCCTCGACTCCGCAGCGGGCTGCGCCCTCCACACGACGCTGCCCCAGGGCAAGGGCTACACGTCGGTCGAGATCAAGGTCAGCTACCTCAAGGCGGTGCGCGCCGGCAGCGGGCTGCTGACGGCCACCGGCACGGTCGTGAAGTCCGGCTCCCGCGTCGGCTTCACCGAGGCGACCGTGACCGACGGCTCGGGCGCGCTGGTGGCGACCGCCAGCAGCACGCTGCTGATCTTCGACCTGCCGGGCTAG
- a CDS encoding serine hydrolase domain-containing protein has product MSSRHLVTAAALLAASIAPLGHATAAEPDSLAAPRPDGVQQRLDRLVSETGFPGAIATVRGADGRTRTYTAGTGDLRTGAPVPRDSRVRIASNTKMFTATVVLQLVAEHRVRLGAPVERYLPHLVRGHGNDGRRITVRNLLQQTSGLPDYDTIVTNGGGDLRSTAHTYVEPRELVDAALGERRHFRPGTRWEYSNTNYVLLGLLAQRVTGRPIGEEITRRVIRPLSLHDTYWPGVGEQRIRGSHPRGYLGDGPGGTWRDITVLDPSLGWSAGQLVSTPRDLGRFMQALLGGRLLPAAQLAEMRRTVDAPDFEPDPGWRYGLGLARHRLTCGPVAWGHGGDIQGFETRNLATDDGEWAVVTVTGLPSTLEMVADVDRAVERMLCSVRG; this is encoded by the coding sequence ATGAGCTCGCGTCACCTCGTCACCGCCGCCGCCCTGCTGGCGGCGAGCATCGCACCCCTCGGCCACGCGACCGCCGCCGAGCCGGACAGCCTGGCCGCACCCCGGCCGGACGGCGTGCAGCAGCGCCTGGACCGGCTCGTGTCCGAGACCGGCTTCCCCGGGGCGATCGCGACCGTCCGCGGCGCCGACGGCCGGACCCGCACCTACACGGCCGGCACCGGCGACCTACGGACCGGGGCGCCGGTGCCGCGTGACTCACGGGTGCGCATCGCCAGCAACACCAAGATGTTCACGGCCACCGTCGTCCTGCAGCTGGTCGCGGAGCACCGGGTCCGGCTCGGCGCACCCGTGGAGCGCTACCTCCCGCACCTCGTCCGCGGCCACGGAAACGACGGGCGCCGGATCACGGTGCGCAACCTGCTGCAGCAGACCAGCGGGCTGCCCGACTACGACACGATCGTGACCAACGGCGGCGGCGACCTGCGCTCGACCGCGCACACCTACGTCGAGCCGCGCGAGCTGGTCGACGCCGCGCTGGGCGAGCGCCGGCACTTCCGGCCGGGCACCCGGTGGGAGTACAGCAACACCAACTACGTGCTCCTCGGCCTCCTGGCCCAGCGGGTCACGGGGCGCCCGATCGGCGAGGAGATCACCCGCCGGGTGATCCGTCCGCTGAGCCTCCACGACACCTACTGGCCGGGCGTCGGCGAGCAGCGGATCCGCGGCAGCCATCCGCGCGGCTACCTCGGGGACGGTCCCGGCGGGACCTGGCGGGACATCACCGTGCTGGACCCGTCACTGGGCTGGTCCGCCGGCCAGCTGGTGTCGACGCCTCGCGACCTCGGCCGCTTCATGCAGGCACTGCTCGGCGGGCGCCTGCTGCCGGCCGCCCAGCTCGCCGAGATGCGCCGTACCGTCGATGCGCCGGACTTCGAGCCCGACCCCGGCTGGCGCTACGGCCTCGGCCTCGCCCGGCACCGGCTGACCTGCGGGCCGGTGGCGTGGGGCCACGGCGGCGACATCCAGGGCTTCGAGACCCGCAACCTGGCCACCGACGACGGTGAGTGGGCCGTCGTGACGGTGACCGGGCTGCCGTCGACGCTGGAGATGGTGGCCGACGTCGACCGGGCCGTCGAGCGGATGCTCTGCAGCGTCAGAGGCTGA
- a CDS encoding DNA glycosylase AlkZ-like family protein, with translation MSEPHHLTRADARRIAVRAQLLTTPRPTGLLDVVRHLMVLQAEPTSAVAPSADLVLWSRLGPSYDVGALRDAIDEQVVIEHQGFIRSAEDMALFRAEMAQWPGTGELTDWQVSRAEWVAANDGCRRDLLERLRSDGPLPTSELPDSCEVPWQSSGWNNDRNVRMLLQLMVARGEVATAGRQGREQLWDLAERIYPDDPVPDVDEARRIIDQRRLAALGIARAKAASSPGEQHGVGEAGEPAVVEGVRGSWRVEPSLLDVPYAGRAALLSPFDRLVQDRKRLTEIFEFDYLLEMYKPAAKRRWGYYALPILYGDRLVGKLDAAADRAEGALVVHAVHEDEPFDDEVAEAVRAEIASLADWLDLEVV, from the coding sequence TTGTCCGAGCCGCACCACCTCACCCGCGCCGACGCGCGGCGGATCGCGGTGCGGGCGCAGCTGCTGACGACGCCCCGGCCGACTGGGCTGCTCGACGTCGTACGCCACCTGATGGTGCTGCAGGCCGAGCCGACCAGCGCGGTCGCCCCGAGCGCCGACCTGGTGCTGTGGAGCCGCCTCGGACCGTCGTACGACGTGGGTGCGCTGCGCGACGCGATCGACGAGCAGGTCGTGATCGAGCACCAGGGCTTCATCCGGTCCGCCGAGGACATGGCACTCTTCCGGGCGGAGATGGCGCAGTGGCCGGGCACCGGTGAGCTCACGGACTGGCAGGTGTCCCGGGCGGAGTGGGTCGCCGCCAACGACGGCTGCCGCCGTGACCTGCTCGAGCGGCTGCGCAGCGACGGTCCGCTGCCGACCAGCGAGCTGCCCGACAGCTGCGAGGTGCCGTGGCAGTCGTCGGGCTGGAACAACGACCGCAACGTCCGGATGCTGCTCCAGCTCATGGTCGCTCGCGGCGAGGTCGCGACCGCGGGGCGCCAGGGTCGCGAGCAGCTGTGGGACCTGGCCGAGCGGATCTATCCCGACGACCCGGTGCCCGACGTCGACGAGGCTCGCCGGATCATCGACCAGCGGCGGCTGGCCGCGCTCGGCATCGCCCGGGCGAAGGCGGCGTCGTCGCCGGGGGAGCAGCATGGGGTCGGCGAGGCCGGGGAGCCCGCCGTCGTCGAGGGCGTCCGCGGCAGCTGGCGGGTCGAGCCCAGCCTCCTCGACGTGCCGTACGCCGGCCGCGCCGCGCTGCTCTCGCCGTTCGACCGGCTGGTGCAGGACCGCAAGCGGCTGACCGAGATCTTCGAGTTCGACTACCTGCTGGAGATGTACAAGCCGGCCGCGAAGCGTCGCTGGGGCTACTACGCGCTGCCGATCCTGTACGGCGACCGGCTGGTCGGCAAGCTCGACGCCGCCGCCGACCGCGCCGAGGGGGCGCTGGTCGTGCACGCCGTCCACGAGGACGAGCCCTTCGACGACGAGGTGGCCGAGGCCGTCCGCGCCGAGATCGCATCCCTCGCCGACTGGCTGGACCTCGAGGTCGTCTAG